Proteins found in one Phocoena sinus isolate mPhoSin1 chromosome 19, mPhoSin1.pri, whole genome shotgun sequence genomic segment:
- the LOC116743767 gene encoding zinc finger protein 268-like, with protein MTKSQGLLSFNDVAVDFTWEEWQLLDIVQKNLYRDVMLENYSNLMSLGYQVTKPEPVMHLEKGEEKEKAVVEREFPSQCGPERPPKCVSRGISLKQNSDPSFQSKSYAEMNSDELNGYGKSFFCTLHETSHPRAQYYEHNLCVRSFSTVTNLKRHHRIHTEGKPYECSECPRSFRYKSKLIIHQRTHTGEKPYKCSECQKGFSTKCHLTLHQRTHTGEKPYECIECQKSFRTKYHLILHHRTHTGEKPYECKECGKAYREKTKLRLHYRTHTGEKPFECSDCGKGFMQKSNLTIHQRIHTGEKPYGCKECGKAFCSKSQLAVHQRNHTGEKSFECRECGKAFNKNLHLITHQKIHIREKHYECSECGKAFVHTSQLILHQRNHTARTPYECEGCGKAFNKKSHFITHQRIHTGEKPYECSECGKAFIDKSQLIVHRRTHTGEKPYECKECGKAFNKKSSLITHQRIHTGEKPYECSECGKAFIDKSHLIVHQRTHTGERPYECSECGKAFIRKAMLIVHQRTHTGEKPFVCLECQKAFSSMAMLSRHQLIHTGEKPHGCSECGKAFRQKSHLIIHQRCHTGEKPYGCIPCGQIFNQKSQLIRHQRHHTGQKPYQCTQCGKDFFEKSYLSVHQRSHAGQKPYQCGECGKTYSVKFFLTSHEEIHT; from the exons atgacCAAGTCCCAG GGCTTATTGTCATTCAATGATGTGGCTGTGGATTTCACCTGGGAAGAGTGGCAGCTGCTAGACATTGTTCAGAAGAACCTCTACCGGGATGTGATGTTGGAAAATTATAGCAACCTAATGTCATTGG GTTATCAAGTTACGAAGCCAGAACCAGTGATGCActtggagaaaggagaagaaaaagaaaaagcagtagtAGAGAGGGAATTCCCAAGTCAGTGTGGCCCAG AAAGACCCCCTAAATGTGTCTCAAGAGGAATAAGTTTGAAACAAAATTCAGACCCAAGTTTTCAGAGTAAAAGCTATGCAGAGATGAACTCTGATGAGTTAAATGGTTATGGGAAGTCATTTTTCTGTACTCTACATGAAACCTCCCACCCTCGAGCCCAGTACTATGAACATAATTTATGTGTGAGGTCTTTCAGCACAGTAACAAATCTTAAAAGACATCACAGAATTCACACAGAAGGGAAACCTTACGAATGCAGTGAATGTCCCAGATCCTTCAGGTATAAGTCAAAGCTCATAATACACCAGAGAACCCATACGGGAGAGAAGCCATACAAATGCAGTGAATGTCAGAAAGGTTTCAGTACAAAATGTCATCTCACTCTGCACCAGAGaactcatacaggagagaaaccgtATGAATGTATCGAGTGTCAGAAATCCTTTAGAACAAAATATCATCTCATTCTACACCATAGGactcatacaggagagaaaccctatgaatgcaaAGAATGTGGAAAAGCTTACAGGGAAAAGACGAAGCTCAGATTACATTACAGAAcacatacaggagagaaaccttttGAGTGTAGTGATTGTGGGAAAGGTTTTATGCAAAAGTCAAACCTGACTATCCATCAAAGAAtccatacaggagagaaaccctatggaTGTAAAGAATGTGGAAAGGCCTTCTGTAGTAAGTCTCAGCTTGCTGTTCACCAGCGAAATCATACAGGAGAAAAATCCTTTGAATGCagggaatgtgggaaagccttcaatAAAAACTTGCACCTCATAACACATCAGAAAATTCATATCAGAGAGAAACAttatgaatgcagtgaatgtggaaaagcttttGTACACACGTCACAGCTCATTCTACATCAGAGAAATCATACAGCAAGAACACCTTATGAATGCGAGGGATGCGGGAAAGCCTTTAATAAAAAGTCACACTTCATAAcccatcagagaattcatacgggagagaaaccttatgaatgcagtgaatgtgggaaggcTTTTATAGACAAGTCACAGCTTATTGTTCATAGAAGAACTCATACgggagagaaaccttatgaatgcaaggaatgtgggaaagcctttaatAAAAAGTCATCCCTCATAacacatcagagaattcatacgggagagaaaccttatgaatgcagtgaatgtggaaaagcttttataGACAAGTCGCATCTCATTGTCCATCAGAGAACTCATACAGGAGAGAGACCctatgaatgcagtgaatgtggaaaagctTTCATACGAAAGGCAATGCTCATTGTCCATCAGAGGAcacatacaggagagaaaccctttgTATGCCTTGAATGCCAGAAAGCCTTTAGCAGTATGGCAATGCTCAGTAGACATCAGTTGattcatacaggagagaaaccccatggatgcagtgaatgtgggaaggcTTTCCGCCAAAAAAGCCATCTTATTATCCATCAGCGATgccatactggagagaaaccctatggaTGCATTCCATGTGGTCAAATCTTCAACCAGAAGTCACAGCTCATTAGACATCAGAGACATCACACAGGACAGAAACCATATCAGTGCACTCAATGTGGGAAAGACTTTTTTGAGAAATCATACCTCAGTGTCCATCAGAGAAGTCATGCAGGGCAGAAACCTTATCAATGTGGTGAGTGTGGGAAAACTTACTCTGTCAAGTTCTTCCTCACTTCACATGAGGAAATTCATACATGA